A window of Polaromonas hydrogenivorans contains these coding sequences:
- a CDS encoding RNA-guided endonuclease InsQ/TnpB family protein yields the protein MILVYRYRVKSLNGLLNQQSRAVNFVWNFCNDRQKDALRFGRPWHSGFDLNKLTMGSSKELGLHSGTVNAVCEQYAKSRSQKKRPYLRYRGMRSLGWVPLKGRELKREGDAFRFAGNTFRVFNSRALPAGKIKDGTNFSRDSRGNWFLNIVIDVEAVAADVRQPVKGVGIDLGLKDFATLSTGEKLEAQRIYRGAEAALAIAQRAGKKKRVTAIHARMAHRRNDFHHKLSARLVCEFDYIAVGNVNAAGLAKTTMAKSVLDAGWSSFRNQLAYKAIKHGAWFEEVSESYTTQTCSDCGTLPDSRPKGITGLGIRNWMCSGCGCLHDRDVNAARNILNKFSSRAGHGTPAVGIPVH from the coding sequence ATGATCCTCGTTTACAGATACCGGGTGAAGTCGCTCAATGGCTTGCTGAACCAGCAAAGCCGGGCAGTGAACTTCGTCTGGAACTTCTGCAACGACCGGCAAAAAGACGCCTTGCGTTTTGGCCGGCCCTGGCACAGCGGCTTTGACCTGAACAAGCTGACCATGGGTAGCAGCAAGGAGTTGGGCCTGCACTCGGGTACGGTCAACGCCGTGTGCGAACAGTACGCCAAGTCGCGTTCGCAAAAGAAACGCCCGTACCTGCGCTACCGGGGCATGAGGTCGCTGGGCTGGGTGCCGCTCAAGGGGCGGGAACTCAAGCGCGAAGGCGATGCCTTCCGCTTTGCGGGCAACACGTTCCGCGTATTCAACAGCCGCGCGCTGCCTGCTGGCAAGATCAAGGACGGGACGAACTTTTCCCGCGACAGCCGGGGTAACTGGTTCCTGAACATCGTGATTGATGTGGAAGCTGTTGCGGCTGATGTTCGCCAGCCCGTCAAGGGCGTGGGCATTGATCTGGGGCTCAAGGACTTCGCCACCCTGTCCACGGGGGAAAAGCTCGAAGCGCAGCGCATCTACCGGGGCGCCGAGGCAGCGCTGGCCATCGCGCAGCGGGCGGGCAAAAAGAAACGCGTCACGGCGATACACGCCCGGATGGCCCATCGCCGCAACGACTTTCACCACAAACTCTCCGCCCGCCTGGTGTGCGAGTTTGACTACATTGCGGTAGGCAACGTGAATGCCGCCGGCCTGGCCAAAACGACCATGGCCAAGTCCGTTCTCGATGCCGGATGGTCGTCCTTCAGGAATCAACTGGCGTACAAGGCTATCAAGCATGGCGCGTGGTTTGAAGAAGTGAGTGAGAGTTATACAACCCAGACCTGTTCGGATTGCGGCACGCTGCCCGATTCGAGGCCGAAAGGTATCACAGGCCTTGGAATAAGGAATTGGATGTGTTCGGGATGTGGATGTCTGCATGACAGGGATGTGAATGCCGCCAGAAATATCCTGAACAAGTTCTCTTCCCGTGCCGGGCATGGCACGCCAGCAGTGGGAATCCCTGTCCATTAG
- the queE gene encoding 7-carboxy-7-deazaguanine synthase → MSYQVKEIFYTLQGEGSHAGRPAVFCRFAGCNLWSGREPDRATAVCRFCDTDFVGTDGTLGGKFKNAEALAGCIEAQWPAGDSAHRFVVMTGGEPLLQVDGALIAALHARGFVIAVETNGTIAAPEGIDWICVSPKAGAPWIQREGHELKVVWPQPALDWAELEAARFTHRYLQPMDNPAWRNNTEACIALCLAKPAWRLSLQTHKITGIR, encoded by the coding sequence ATGAGCTACCAAGTCAAGGAAATTTTCTACACCCTGCAAGGCGAGGGCAGCCATGCCGGCCGACCGGCGGTTTTTTGCCGTTTCGCCGGCTGCAACCTGTGGTCGGGCCGCGAGCCGGACCGGGCCACGGCGGTCTGCCGGTTTTGCGACACCGATTTTGTTGGTACCGACGGCACGCTGGGCGGCAAGTTCAAAAATGCCGAAGCGCTGGCGGGCTGCATCGAAGCCCAGTGGCCTGCCGGCGACAGCGCCCACCGCTTCGTGGTGATGACCGGCGGCGAGCCGCTGCTGCAGGTCGATGGCGCGCTGATCGCTGCGCTGCATGCGCGCGGTTTTGTGATTGCCGTGGAAACCAACGGCACGATTGCCGCGCCCGAGGGCATCGACTGGATCTGCGTCAGCCCAAAGGCCGGCGCGCCGTGGATCCAGCGCGAAGGCCATGAACTCAAGGTGGTCTGGCCGCAGCCAGCGCTTGACTGGGCCGAACTCGAAGCCGCCCGCTTCACGCACCGCTACCTGCAGCCGATGGACAATCCCGCGTGGCGCAACAATACCGAAGCCTGCATCGCGCTGTGCCTGGCCAAGCCCGCCTGGCGGCTCAGCCTGCAGACGCACAAGATCACGGGCATCCGTTGA
- a CDS encoding BMP family ABC transporter substrate-binding protein, whose translation MYKNLAATLVAACFISPAFSQSPPLKIGFVYVAPVTDAGWVHQHDEGRKAVEAALGGQVKTTYVENVAEGADAERVIRDLASQGHQLIFTPSFGYMEPTLKVAKDFPDVKFESITGYKTAPNVAVANARYYEGRYLAGIAAGRLTGSAGYVAGFPIPEVIQGINAFTLGMRSVNPKATVKVVWLGAWFDPPREREAAMTLFNQGVEIMAFHTGSDAVMRAAQERGKLAVAYHSDMRKVAPDAQVLAITHQWGRYYTSRAQAVLAGNWKSGALWGGVKEGMIRVDSFGPRVSKPVADEVMARQRDIAAGRLHPFKARTALLDNEGHEVLAAGKTFTDEKILNMNFLVQGVQGKLTQ comes from the coding sequence ATGTATAAAAACCTCGCTGCCACGCTCGTGGCCGCCTGTTTTATTTCTCCCGCTTTTTCCCAATCGCCGCCGCTCAAGATCGGCTTTGTGTATGTCGCACCCGTCACCGATGCCGGCTGGGTGCACCAGCATGACGAAGGGCGCAAGGCGGTCGAGGCGGCGCTGGGCGGCCAGGTCAAGACCACCTATGTCGAAAACGTGGCCGAAGGCGCCGACGCCGAACGCGTGATCCGCGACCTGGCCAGCCAGGGCCACCAGCTGATCTTCACGCCCAGCTTTGGCTACATGGAGCCGACGCTCAAGGTGGCCAAAGACTTTCCGGACGTGAAGTTCGAATCCATCACCGGCTACAAGACCGCGCCCAACGTGGCGGTGGCCAATGCGCGTTATTACGAAGGCCGCTACCTGGCCGGCATTGCTGCCGGACGGCTGACCGGCAGCGCTGGTTATGTGGCGGGTTTTCCGATTCCCGAGGTGATCCAGGGCATCAATGCCTTCACGCTGGGCATGCGCTCGGTCAACCCGAAGGCCACTGTCAAGGTGGTCTGGCTCGGCGCCTGGTTCGACCCGCCGCGCGAGCGCGAAGCGGCCATGACGCTGTTCAACCAGGGCGTTGAAATCATGGCTTTTCATACCGGCTCGGACGCCGTGATGCGCGCCGCCCAGGAGCGCGGCAAGCTGGCGGTGGCCTACCATTCCGACATGCGCAAGGTCGCGCCCGATGCGCAGGTGCTGGCCATCACGCACCAGTGGGGCCGCTATTACACAAGCCGTGCGCAAGCCGTGCTTGCCGGCAACTGGAAGAGCGGCGCGCTCTGGGGCGGTGTGAAGGAAGGCATGATCCGCGTTGACAGCTTTGGCCCCAGGGTGTCGAAACCCGTCGCCGACGAAGTCATGGCCCGCCAGCGCGACATTGCCGCCGGCAGGCTGCATCCCTTCAAGGCGCGCACCGCGCTGCTGGACAACGAAGGCCATGAAGTGCTGGCGGCCGGCAAGACCTTCACCGACGAAAAAATTCTGAACATGAACTTCCTGGTGCAGGGCGTTCAGGGCAAGCTGACGCAATAA
- a CDS encoding YbfB/YjiJ family MFS transporter, translated as MALTEKQATRPTASTPSGAWPIALAGLVALAVAMGIGRFAFTPILPMMLSDGVVDLPGASWLASANYLGYMLGAIFCTLQPWIWARLRWLPSLAYASLVRAGLLATGALTLAMAWQLPAAWPVLRLAAGITSAVVFVYTSGWCLSRLSRLGVPAMGGVIYAGPGAGIVVSGLLASGMVSLHWTAATGWLIFGVLAFGLSATVWQVLGGGNERLVPLALSAPGAPGLEPVRHGMAEVTVFALAYGLAGFGYIISATFLPVIARAALPGSAWLDLFWPLFGLGVTLGALLATRLPPGKDFRGLLAGCYVLQAAGIAASLWSPSLAGFAIGSLLLGLPFTAITFFAMQEARRLRPATAASFMGLLSATYGVGQILGPPLVALLLRHTATTGEGFTLSLEIAASTLLAGAVLFGWMVRAYPALRRGEASARV; from the coding sequence ATGGCGCTGACCGAAAAACAGGCAACCCGACCCACCGCATCCACCCCATCGGGCGCCTGGCCCATCGCGCTGGCCGGGCTGGTGGCGCTGGCCGTGGCCATGGGCATCGGCCGGTTTGCCTTCACGCCCATCCTGCCCATGATGCTCAGCGACGGCGTGGTCGATCTGCCGGGCGCCAGCTGGCTGGCCAGCGCCAATTACCTGGGCTACATGCTGGGTGCCATCTTCTGCACGCTGCAGCCGTGGATCTGGGCGCGTCTGCGCTGGCTGCCTTCGCTGGCCTATGCATCGCTGGTGCGCGCCGGGCTGCTGGCCACCGGCGCGCTGACGCTGGCCATGGCGTGGCAGTTGCCGGCCGCCTGGCCGGTGCTGCGCCTTGCCGCCGGCATCACCAGCGCGGTGGTGTTTGTCTATACCTCGGGCTGGTGCCTGTCGCGCCTGTCGCGGCTGGGCGTGCCGGCCATGGGCGGCGTCATTTACGCCGGTCCCGGCGCGGGCATTGTCGTCAGCGGCCTGCTGGCCAGCGGCATGGTGTCCCTGCACTGGACGGCGGCCACCGGCTGGCTGATTTTTGGCGTGCTGGCGTTCGGGCTGTCGGCCACGGTCTGGCAGGTTCTTGGCGGCGGAAATGAACGCCTGGTCCCGCTTGCCCTGTCTGCGCCAGGGGCGCCCGGCCTGGAGCCGGTGCGCCACGGCATGGCTGAAGTCACGGTTTTCGCCTTGGCCTATGGCCTGGCCGGCTTCGGCTACATCATCAGCGCCACCTTTTTGCCGGTGATTGCCCGCGCCGCGCTGCCCGGTTCGGCGTGGCTGGACCTGTTCTGGCCGCTTTTCGGCCTGGGCGTCACCCTGGGTGCGCTGCTGGCCACCCGCCTGCCGCCCGGAAAAGACTTCCGTGGCCTGCTGGCGGGCTGTTATGTCCTGCAGGCGGCCGGCATCGCGGCCAGCCTCTGGAGCCCCAGCCTGGCAGGCTTTGCCATCGGCAGCCTGCTGCTGGGCCTGCCGTTCACTGCCATCACCTTTTTTGCGATGCAGGAGGCGCGGCGCCTGCGTCCGGCCACCGCCGCCAGCTTCATGGGGCTGTTGTCCGCGACCTATGGCGTGGGGCAGATTCTCGGCCCGCCGCTGGTGGCGCTGCTGCTCAGGCATACCGCGACCACCGGCGAAGGATTCACCCTGTCGCTGGAAATCGCGGCCAGCACCTTGCTGGCCGGTGCGGTGCTGTTCGGCTGGATGGTCAGGGCCTACCCGGCGCTGCGCAGAGGCGAAGCGTCCGCACGGGTTTGA
- a CDS encoding adenosine deaminase, with translation MKLVKPVAADRLPALLRLMPKAELHIHIEGSLEPELIFALARRNGVALPYASVDALRSAYAFTNLQSFLDIYYAGASVLLTEQDFYDMAHAYLLKAAEDNVIHTELFFDPQTHTARGVAMQTVINGLHRACVDAKAELGVSASLILCFLRHLSEEAAFETLEQALPFQDKFIGIGLDSGEVGNPPEKFARVFARCRELGFHLVAHAGEEGPPAYVWTALDVLKVERIDHGVQSSRDALLMQRLARDRIALTVCPLSNLKLCVFPDLASHNLRQLLEAGLAATVNSDDPAYFGGYMNENFTQTFAAGPFNAEHAYRLARNSFEASFIDDAAKARHIGRLDETFATFQ, from the coding sequence ATGAAGCTTGTCAAACCCGTTGCCGCCGACCGCCTGCCCGCGCTGCTCAGGCTCATGCCCAAGGCCGAGCTGCACATCCACATTGAAGGCTCGCTGGAGCCCGAACTGATCTTTGCGCTGGCCCGGCGCAACGGCGTGGCGCTTCCCTATGCCAGCGTGGACGCGCTGCGCAGCGCTTATGCCTTCACCAACCTGCAGAGCTTCCTGGACATCTACTACGCGGGCGCCAGCGTGTTGCTGACGGAGCAGGATTTCTACGACATGGCGCACGCCTACCTGCTGAAAGCGGCAGAAGACAACGTGATCCACACCGAACTGTTTTTCGACCCGCAGACGCATACCGCCCGGGGCGTAGCCATGCAAACCGTCATCAACGGCCTGCACCGCGCCTGCGTCGATGCGAAGGCCGAACTGGGCGTGAGCGCCTCGCTGATCCTGTGCTTTTTGCGCCACCTGAGCGAAGAGGCGGCCTTTGAAACGCTGGAGCAGGCGCTGCCTTTTCAGGACAAGTTCATCGGCATCGGGCTCGATTCCGGCGAGGTCGGCAATCCGCCCGAAAAGTTCGCCCGCGTGTTTGCGCGCTGCCGCGAACTGGGTTTCCACCTGGTCGCGCATGCTGGCGAGGAAGGGCCGCCGGCCTATGTCTGGACCGCGCTGGATGTGCTCAAGGTCGAGCGCATCGACCACGGCGTTCAGTCCAGCCGTGACGCCTTGCTGATGCAGCGGCTGGCCAGGGACCGCATCGCGCTGACCGTGTGCCCGCTGTCCAACCTCAAGCTCTGCGTGTTCCCCGACCTGGCCAGCCACAACCTGCGCCAGCTGTTAGAGGCCGGGCTGGCGGCCACCGTCAACTCGGATGACCCGGCTTACTTTGGCGGCTACATGAACGAGAACTTCACCCAGACCTTTGCCGCCGGCCCGTTCAATGCCGAACACGCCTACCGGCTGGCGCGCAACAGTTTCGAGGCCAGCTTCATCGATGACGCGGCCAAGGCGCGCCATATCGGCCGGCTTGACGAGACCTTCGCGACGTTTCAATAG
- a CDS encoding BMP family ABC transporter substrate-binding protein — protein MTDLQKRSLLKLAALSAVAAAALMGCGKKEEAAPAPAPAPAAAAPAKAEPLKVAFAYVGPVGDGGWTYAHDNGRKAVEKEFGDKIVTSFVEKVPESADAERVIRDMAGQGNKLIFGTTFGYMEPMLKVANDLKDVKFEHATGYKTAANMRTYDSRTYEGAYMAGVVAGKMSKTGTLGVVGSVPIPEVVRNINSFTLGAQSVNPAIKTKVVWVNEWFNPPKETEAATALINGGADVLFQNTDSSAVLQTAEKMGKRAFGWDSDMTAYGPKAHLASAVINWGPYYVKAVGDALQGKWAGGTSAWWGVKEGAIDLVSIAADVPDDTKKRIDEVKAGLKDGSFSIWKGPIMDNTGKELLAKDVVADDKFLGGLKTYVKGVEGKVPGN, from the coding sequence ATGACAGACCTGCAAAAACGCTCCCTGCTCAAGCTGGCGGCCCTCTCGGCGGTGGCTGCGGCGGCCCTGATGGGTTGCGGCAAGAAAGAGGAGGCCGCGCCAGCGCCTGCGCCCGCACCGGCCGCCGCCGCTCCGGCCAAGGCCGAACCTTTGAAAGTCGCTTTTGCCTATGTCGGCCCGGTCGGCGACGGCGGCTGGACCTACGCGCATGACAACGGCCGCAAGGCGGTCGAAAAAGAGTTCGGCGACAAGATCGTCACCAGCTTTGTCGAAAAAGTCCCCGAGTCGGCCGATGCCGAGCGCGTGATCCGCGACATGGCCGGGCAGGGCAACAAGCTGATCTTCGGCACCACCTTCGGCTACATGGAGCCCATGCTCAAGGTCGCCAATGACTTGAAAGATGTCAAGTTCGAGCATGCCACCGGCTACAAGACCGCCGCCAACATGCGCACCTACGACAGCCGCACCTACGAAGGCGCCTACATGGCCGGCGTGGTGGCGGGCAAGATGAGCAAGACGGGCACGCTGGGCGTGGTCGGCTCGGTGCCGATTCCCGAGGTGGTTCGCAACATCAACAGCTTCACGCTCGGCGCGCAGTCGGTCAACCCGGCGATCAAGACCAAGGTGGTCTGGGTCAACGAGTGGTTCAATCCGCCGAAAGAAACCGAAGCCGCCACCGCGCTGATCAACGGCGGCGCCGACGTGCTGTTCCAGAACACCGACTCGTCGGCCGTGCTGCAGACCGCCGAGAAAATGGGCAAGCGCGCCTTCGGCTGGGATTCGGACATGACCGCCTACGGCCCCAAGGCCCATCTGGCCTCGGCCGTCATCAACTGGGGTCCGTATTACGTCAAGGCCGTGGGTGACGCGCTGCAAGGCAAGTGGGCCGGCGGCACCTCGGCCTGGTGGGGCGTGAAGGAAGGCGCGATTGACCTGGTTTCCATCGCCGCCGATGTGCCCGACGACACCAAGAAGCGCATCGACGAAGTCAAGGCCGGCCTGAAGGATGGCAGCTTTTCGATCTGGAAAGGCCCGATCATGGACAACACCGGCAAGGAGTTGCTGGCCAAGGATGTGGTCGCCGACGACAAGTTCCTGGGCGGCCTGAAGACCTACGTCAAGGGCGTCGAAGGCAAGGTTCCGGGTAACTGA
- a CDS encoding ABC transporter permease: protein MDSTALLLAATLSAGTVLAIASLGLLINEKAGIVNLGAEGMMLCAAIAGFATVIHTGNTWLGFAAGMAAGAFLAAIFGGLVIWLNTNQYATGLALTLFGTGFSAFSGIRYVQEKLPEQMQYPIPYLADIPFVGPALFRQHPMVYVAMALTGGLIWFLYRTRAGLVLRSVGESPESAHALGYPVRRIRLAAVMAGGALCGLAGAYVSLVYTPLWVEGMIAGKGWIALALTTFATWRPARVLLGAYLFGGVTMLQFHLQGLGVNVPSQLLSMLPYLATIVVLVLISRNPLWIRVNMPSSIGKPFYPGA from the coding sequence ATGGATTCCACCGCCTTGCTGCTGGCCGCCACGCTGAGCGCCGGCACCGTGCTGGCGATTGCCTCGCTGGGCCTCCTGATCAATGAAAAAGCCGGCATCGTCAATCTGGGCGCCGAGGGCATGATGCTGTGCGCGGCCATCGCCGGCTTTGCCACCGTGATTCACACCGGCAACACCTGGCTGGGCTTTGCCGCTGGCATGGCGGCCGGCGCCTTCCTGGCGGCCATCTTTGGCGGGCTGGTGATCTGGCTCAATACCAACCAGTACGCCACCGGGCTGGCGCTGACGCTGTTCGGCACCGGCTTTTCGGCGTTTTCCGGCATCCGCTATGTGCAGGAAAAGCTGCCCGAACAAATGCAGTACCCGATTCCATATCTGGCCGACATTCCGTTTGTCGGCCCGGCGCTGTTCCGCCAGCATCCGATGGTCTATGTGGCCATGGCGCTGACGGGCGGGCTGATCTGGTTTTTGTACCGTACCCGCGCCGGGCTGGTGCTGCGCTCGGTCGGTGAAAGCCCCGAGTCGGCGCATGCGCTGGGCTACCCGGTGCGGCGCATCCGCCTGGCCGCCGTGATGGCCGGCGGCGCGCTGTGCGGTCTGGCGGGCGCCTATGTGTCGCTGGTCTATACGCCGCTGTGGGTCGAGGGCATGATTGCTGGCAAGGGCTGGATCGCGCTGGCCCTGACGACGTTTGCCACCTGGCGGCCGGCCCGGGTTCTGCTGGGCGCCTATCTGTTTGGCGGCGTGACCATGCTGCAGTTTCACCTGCAGGGGCTGGGCGTGAATGTGCCGAGCCAGCTTTTGTCCATGCTGCCCTACCTGGCGACCATCGTGGTGTTGGTGCTGATTTCGCGCAATCCGCTGTGGATTCGCGTCAACATGCCGAGTTCCATCGGCAAGCCGTTTTACCCCGGCGCCTGA
- a CDS encoding ABC transporter permease, with product MKLEMRPQPSSFWSYASPILALLITVAIGIGLFMALGKDPVKGLQVFFWEPVKSPYALGELLVKATPLLIIALGLAVCFRSNVWNIGAEGQFVMGALAAGGIALLADKTTGPWIIPAILAAGVLGGMAWAGITAFLRDRFNANEILVSLMLVYVAELILNYMVFGPWKDPAGYNFPQTKTFEAVTQIPRLMQGSRVTIGILLALVGVAALWLYLYRTYAGFAQEVSGQAPAAARYAGFSSRRALWVALLISGGAAGLAGALEVAGPIGQLTPYVPAGYGFAAIIVAFVGRLHPVGVVFSAILMSMFYIGGELAQSRLGLPKSITGVFQGLLLFNLLACDTLIAYRLRFFKPLPVSAQGGR from the coding sequence ATGAAGCTTGAAATGCGGCCGCAGCCGTCGTCGTTCTGGAGCTATGCCTCGCCGATTCTGGCGCTGCTGATCACCGTGGCCATCGGCATCGGCCTCTTCATGGCGCTGGGCAAGGATCCGGTCAAGGGCCTGCAGGTGTTTTTCTGGGAGCCGGTCAAGTCGCCGTATGCGCTGGGCGAGTTGCTGGTCAAGGCCACGCCGCTGCTGATCATCGCGCTCGGCCTGGCGGTGTGCTTTCGCTCGAATGTCTGGAACATCGGCGCCGAAGGGCAGTTCGTAATGGGCGCGCTGGCGGCCGGCGGCATCGCGCTGCTGGCCGACAAGACCACCGGGCCGTGGATCATCCCGGCCATTTTGGCGGCGGGCGTGCTGGGCGGCATGGCCTGGGCGGGCATCACCGCCTTCCTGCGCGACCGCTTCAACGCAAATGAAATCCTGGTTAGCCTGATGCTGGTCTATGTGGCCGAGCTGATCCTCAACTACATGGTGTTCGGCCCCTGGAAAGACCCTGCGGGCTACAACTTTCCGCAGACCAAGACCTTCGAGGCCGTGACGCAGATTCCCCGGCTGATGCAGGGCTCGCGCGTGACGATTGGCATCTTGCTGGCGCTGGTCGGCGTGGCGGCGCTGTGGCTCTACCTGTACCGCACCTATGCCGGTTTTGCGCAGGAGGTCAGCGGCCAGGCGCCGGCGGCCGCGCGCTACGCCGGTTTTTCGTCGCGCCGCGCGCTGTGGGTGGCGCTCTTGATTTCGGGCGGCGCGGCCGGGCTGGCCGGTGCGCTGGAGGTGGCCGGGCCGATTGGCCAGCTCACGCCCTATGTGCCGGCGGGCTACGGCTTTGCCGCCATCATCGTGGCTTTTGTCGGGCGGCTGCATCCGGTCGGCGTGGTGTTTTCCGCCATTTTGATGAGCATGTTCTACATCGGCGGCGAGTTGGCGCAGTCGCGTCTGGGCCTGCCCAAGTCGATCACCGGCGTGTTCCAGGGCCTGCTGCTGTTCAACCTGCTGGCCTGCGACACATTGATTGCCTACCGCCTGCGCTTCTTCAAACCGCTTCCCGTTTCCGCCCAAGGAGGCCGCTGA
- a CDS encoding ABC transporter ATP-binding protein has translation MTAPPTPTERRAAAPPRLQLFGISKSYPGVVANSDIALAVLPGQIHAVLGENGAGKSTLMKIIYGSVKPDAGSVSIDGQPVVVRNPQEARALGISMVFQHFSLFDTLTVAENVWLGLGKHLSLAEVSQRITETTKAYGLQLDPTRPVHTLSVGERQRVEIVRALLTNPKLLILDEPTSVLTPQAVENLFVTLRTLSQQGCSILYISHKLHEIRALCTACTVLRGGKVSGQCDPREESNASLSRLMIGAEPPALERRVLKTGDVVLDVKQLDLAKEEQFGVDLNQVALQVRAGEVVGIAGVSGNGQKELLYALSGEDTRAAAGAITVKGQGVGKMSPARRRRLGLHFVPEERLGRGAVPLLPLARNLLLTRKDAVGAGGWVSTARLQAQARLIIERYKVKCGGPQAVAKSLSGGNLQKFIMGREIDAKPALLIVSQPTWGVDVGASSQIRGELLKLAGAGGAVLVVSEELDELFEICDRLYVMAKGQLSPSLPRAEATVEKVGLWMSGLWTPAAAQGSAA, from the coding sequence ATGACTGCTCCACCGACCCCCACCGAACGCCGCGCTGCCGCGCCGCCCCGGCTGCAGCTTTTCGGCATCAGCAAAAGCTACCCCGGCGTGGTCGCCAACAGCGACATTGCGCTCGCCGTGCTGCCCGGCCAGATTCACGCCGTGCTGGGTGAAAACGGCGCCGGCAAATCGACCCTGATGAAAATCATCTACGGCTCGGTCAAGCCCGACGCGGGCAGCGTGTCCATCGACGGCCAGCCGGTGGTGGTGCGCAATCCGCAGGAGGCGAGGGCGCTGGGCATCAGCATGGTGTTCCAGCATTTCAGCCTGTTCGACACGCTGACCGTGGCCGAAAACGTCTGGCTCGGGCTGGGAAAGCACCTGAGCCTGGCCGAAGTGTCCCAGCGCATCACCGAGACCACAAAGGCCTACGGCCTGCAGCTAGACCCGACGCGGCCGGTGCACACCTTGAGCGTCGGCGAGCGCCAGCGCGTCGAGATCGTTCGCGCGCTGCTGACCAATCCGAAGCTGCTGATCCTGGACGAGCCGACATCGGTGCTGACGCCGCAGGCGGTTGAAAACCTGTTCGTCACGCTGCGCACGCTGAGCCAGCAGGGCTGCAGCATTCTGTACATCAGCCACAAGCTGCACGAAATCCGTGCGCTGTGCACCGCCTGCACCGTCTTGCGCGGCGGCAAGGTGTCGGGCCAGTGCGATCCGCGCGAGGAATCGAATGCCTCGCTCAGCCGCCTGATGATAGGCGCCGAGCCGCCCGCGCTGGAGCGCCGCGTGTTGAAGACCGGCGATGTCGTGCTCGATGTGAAGCAGCTCGACCTGGCGAAAGAGGAGCAGTTCGGCGTCGATTTGAACCAGGTGGCGCTGCAGGTGCGCGCCGGCGAGGTGGTCGGCATTGCCGGCGTCTCGGGCAACGGCCAGAAGGAGTTGCTGTATGCGCTGTCGGGCGAGGACACGCGCGCGGCCGCCGGGGCGATCACCGTCAAGGGCCAGGGCGTCGGCAAGATGAGCCCGGCGCGGCGGCGGCGGCTGGGCCTGCATTTCGTTCCCGAGGAACGGCTGGGGCGCGGCGCGGTGCCCCTGCTGCCGCTGGCGCGCAACCTGCTGCTCACGCGCAAGGACGCGGTGGGCGCGGGCGGCTGGGTCAGTACAGCCAGGCTGCAGGCGCAGGCCCGGCTGATCATCGAGCGCTACAAGGTCAAGTGCGGCGGACCGCAGGCGGTCGCCAAGTCGCTGTCGGGCGGCAACCTGCAAAAATTTATCATGGGCCGCGAGATCGATGCCAAGCCGGCGCTGCTCATCGTCTCGCAGCCGACCTGGGGCGTCGATGTGGGCGCTTCCAGCCAGATTCGCGGCGAGCTGCTCAAGCTGGCGGGTGCCGGCGGCGCGGTGCTGGTGGTCAGCGAAGAACTCGACGAACTGTTTGAAATCTGCGACCGGCTGTATGTCATGGCCAAGGGCCAACTCTCGCCGTCGCTGCCGCGCGCTGAAGCCACGGTCGAAAAAGTCGGGTTATGGATGAGCGGCTTGTGGACGCCTGCCGCAGCCCAAGGGAGCGCGGCATGA